In a single window of the Acetivibrio clariflavus DSM 19732 genome:
- a CDS encoding DUF4364 family protein, with protein MSALKNKELAENKLILLYIIDMAKMPISNLQITKIILENQFMNYFIFQQFLNELCELEYLSAEVKDNKTFYTITPAGKQILDYFINHIPIGIKNNIDRSITEIRKRIKNETLVRAEYKPESENEFIVKCQVHEDNFSLIDLEISVGTKSDCNTICENWKKYSHQIYEEILASLMKKRD; from the coding sequence ATGAGTGCATTAAAAAATAAAGAACTTGCTGAAAATAAGCTTATTCTCCTTTATATTATAGATATGGCAAAGATGCCTATAAGCAATTTGCAAATTACAAAGATAATTCTTGAAAATCAATTTATGAACTATTTTATTTTTCAACAATTTTTAAACGAATTGTGTGAGCTTGAGTATTTATCTGCCGAAGTCAAAGACAACAAAACCTTTTATACAATAACACCTGCCGGAAAACAAATCCTTGACTATTTTATAAATCATATTCCTATAGGCATTAAAAATAATATTGACAGAAGTATAACCGAAATAAGAAAAAGAATTAAAAACGAAACTTTAGTCAGGGCCGAATACAAACCCGAAAGCGAAAACGAATTTATCGTTAAATGCCAGGTGCATGAAGATAACTTTTCACTCATAGATTTAGAGATATCTGTAGGTACCAAAAGCGACTGCAATACTATCTGCGAAAACTGGAAAAAGTATTCTCATCAAATTTATGAGGAAATACTTGCAAGTCTTATGAAAAAAAGAGATTAA
- the rplU gene encoding 50S ribosomal protein L21, translating into MYAIIETGGKQYKVQEGEVLFIEKLAQEEGSSVTFDKVVAVSSGDKVEFGAPYVSGAKVQAKVLNHGKDKKIIVFKYKPKKGYRRKQGHRQPYTKVQIEKINA; encoded by the coding sequence ATGTACGCAATTATCGAGACAGGTGGTAAGCAGTACAAAGTTCAGGAAGGAGAGGTTCTTTTCATTGAGAAATTAGCTCAGGAAGAAGGCTCTTCTGTGACTTTTGACAAAGTTGTGGCTGTTTCAAGTGGAGATAAGGTTGAGTTTGGTGCTCCTTATGTTTCCGGGGCAAAAGTTCAGGCTAAAGTGCTTAACCATGGTAAAGACAAAAAAATAATTGTTTTCAAGTACAAGCCTAAGAAAGGCTATAGAAGAAAACAAGGCCACAGACAACCTTATACAAAAGTACAAATCGAAAAGATAAATGCTTAA
- the obgE gene encoding GTPase ObgE, with the protein MFIDSARIYIKAGDGGNGAVSFHREKYIAKGGPDGGDGGKGGDVIFVADEGLRTLQDFRYKRKYIAESGENGGSSNCSGRSGEDLIIKVPVGTIIKEETTGRIIADLVTPGQKVVVAKGGKGGAGNQHFATPTRQVPNFAKSGEPGEEFYAVLELKLLADVGLIGYPNVGKSTILSMVSAARPKIANYHFTTIDPNLGVVRVDEGKSFVMADIPGLIEGAHEGVGLGHKFLKHVERTRMLIHVVDISGSEGRDPIRDFEIINDELKKYSEKLFERLQVIAANKIDITGAEENLEIFTKEMNARGYEVFPISAATGQGLKELIYYVSQKLDELPNTVLTDDTAEEVVYTAEEEEPFKVYRENDVYVVEGNWVRKLVNSTNFDDYESLQYFQRAIRRKGVVEALENLGINEGDTVRMYDLEFEYFR; encoded by the coding sequence ATGTTTATTGACAGTGCAAGAATTTATATTAAAGCTGGAGACGGCGGGAATGGTGCGGTATCTTTTCATAGGGAAAAATACATAGCTAAAGGCGGCCCGGACGGTGGAGACGGCGGTAAAGGCGGAGATGTTATATTTGTTGCCGATGAAGGTTTAAGAACTTTGCAGGATTTCCGCTATAAAAGAAAGTATATAGCCGAATCGGGTGAAAACGGAGGTTCGTCCAACTGTTCCGGACGCAGCGGTGAAGACTTGATAATAAAAGTGCCAGTAGGCACAATTATAAAAGAAGAGACAACGGGACGTATAATTGCCGATCTTGTGACTCCAGGACAAAAAGTTGTGGTGGCAAAAGGAGGAAAAGGCGGAGCGGGAAACCAGCATTTTGCAACTCCTACCAGACAAGTACCTAATTTTGCCAAAAGCGGCGAGCCGGGGGAAGAGTTTTATGCTGTTTTAGAGTTAAAGCTTTTGGCTGATGTCGGACTTATTGGATATCCTAATGTTGGAAAATCCACAATCCTTTCAATGGTATCTGCGGCAAGACCTAAAATTGCAAATTACCATTTTACCACTATAGACCCTAACCTTGGAGTCGTAAGAGTTGATGAAGGTAAAAGCTTTGTTATGGCGGATATACCTGGTTTGATTGAAGGGGCTCATGAAGGAGTGGGGCTGGGCCATAAATTTTTGAAGCATGTGGAAAGAACCAGAATGCTTATTCATGTTGTTGATATATCCGGTTCTGAGGGAAGGGATCCTATAAGGGATTTTGAAATTATAAATGATGAATTGAAGAAGTACAGTGAAAAGCTTTTCGAAAGGTTGCAGGTAATTGCCGCTAATAAAATAGACATTACCGGAGCTGAGGAAAACCTTGAAATCTTTACAAAAGAGATGAATGCCAGAGGATATGAGGTTTTTCCCATTTCTGCTGCAACAGGACAAGGTCTTAAAGAACTGATTTACTATGTTTCGCAAAAACTGGATGAATTGCCTAACACCGTATTGACCGATGATACTGCGGAGGAAGTGGTATATACAGCAGAGGAAGAGGAACCTTTCAAAGTATACAGGGAAAATGATGTTTATGTCGTTGAGGGCAATTGGGTGCGAAAATTGGTAAACTCAACGAATTTTGACGATTATGAGTCTCTTCAGTATTTCCAGAGGGCAATCAGGAGAAAAGGAGTTGTGGAGGCCCTTGAAAATTTGGGTATAAATGAGGGAGATACTGTGAGAATGTATGACTTGGAGTTTGAATACTTCAGATAA
- the yhbY gene encoding ribosome assembly RNA-binding protein YhbY produces MLTGKQRSYLRSLANNIEPIFQVGKGGINENMVKQFNEALEARELIKVSVLKNSADDIRTICNEAAELTGSEIVQVIGNKFVLYKESKENKVLELP; encoded by the coding sequence ATGTTGACAGGGAAACAACGCAGTTATTTAAGAAGTCTCGCAAATAACATTGAACCTATATTTCAGGTGGGTAAAGGCGGAATCAATGAAAACATGGTGAAGCAATTTAATGAGGCATTGGAAGCCAGAGAACTTATCAAAGTTTCAGTGCTGAAAAATTCAGCCGATGACATCCGTACAATTTGTAATGAGGCAGCTGAATTAACCGGTTCGGAAATAGTGCAGGTTATTGGCAATAAATTTGTGTTGTATAAGGAGTCAAAGGAGAATAAGGTTTTGGAGTTGCCGTAA
- the rpmA gene encoding 50S ribosomal protein L27, producing MIKVDLQLFAHKKGVGSSRNGRDSESKRLGVKKGDGQPVLAGNIIVRQRGTKIHPGLNVGRGSDDTLFALVDGKVKFSRLGKDRKQVSVIPV from the coding sequence ATGATTAAAGTTGATTTGCAGCTTTTTGCACATAAAAAGGGAGTTGGAAGCTCCAGGAACGGACGTGACAGCGAATCGAAAAGGCTTGGAGTAAAAAAAGGTGATGGTCAGCCGGTTTTAGCTGGGAACATCATTGTTAGACAGAGAGGAACAAAGATTCATCCAGGTCTTAATGTAGGTAGAGGCAGCGATGATACTTTGTTTGCATTGGTAGACGGTAAAGTTAAGTTCTCAAGATTAGGTAAGGACAGAAAACAGGTAAGCGTTATTCCGGTTTAA
- a CDS encoding response regulator: MKRVLLINDSKLENAIMKDMLSSINYEVSTTDEYHAIKAVQDFCPDYIITNYIMKEINGDQLAAVIKVQYPNVKCIISSSNPIDIGNFDRKKINAVIKTPIDRNELKRVLENVSNENAAKQVDSEAIESNKHCNKCGKLLDFNFGTYFFCPFCGNKI, encoded by the coding sequence ATGAAAAGAGTTCTTTTGATTAATGACAGTAAGCTCGAAAATGCAATAATGAAAGATATGCTAAGTTCTATCAATTATGAGGTCAGTACAACCGACGAATATCATGCAATAAAAGCAGTACAGGATTTTTGCCCTGATTATATAATAACAAATTATATTATGAAGGAAATTAACGGAGATCAATTGGCAGCAGTAATAAAAGTACAATATCCCAATGTAAAATGTATAATATCGTCGAGCAATCCAATTGATATTGGTAATTTTGACCGAAAGAAGATAAATGCGGTAATTAAAACCCCTATAGACAGGAACGAATTAAAAAGAGTTTTAGAAAACGTTTCAAATGAAAATGCAGCAAAGCAAGTTGATTCTGAAGCTATCGAATCCAATAAGCATTGCAATAAGTGCGGAAAGTTATTGGATTTTAATTTTGGTACCTATTTTTTCTGCCCGTTTTGTGGAAATAAGATATAA
- a CDS encoding ribosomal-processing cysteine protease Prp, whose product MITVNIVRDKSGFIWQYIVDGHAGYDEAGKDIICAAVTAVAYTGINALMELAGIKSYGLENGYMICSVPTDISPELKEKVSIILETVAVGFKQLELSYGDYVTVLDEEV is encoded by the coding sequence ATGATTACTGTAAATATAGTAAGAGATAAAAGTGGATTTATTTGGCAGTATATAGTGGATGGGCATGCAGGATATGACGAAGCGGGAAAAGACATTATATGTGCTGCGGTTACTGCAGTAGCCTATACGGGAATAAATGCACTTATGGAATTGGCAGGAATTAAAAGCTACGGCTTAGAGAACGGATATATGATTTGTTCCGTACCTACTGACATTTCACCGGAATTGAAGGAAAAAGTCAGTATAATACTTGAGACCGTAGCAGTTGGTTTCAAACAGTTGGAGTTATCTTATGGAGATTATGTAACGGTTTTGGATGAGGAGGTGTAA
- a CDS encoding 4Fe-4S double cluster binding domain-containing protein, producing MEFVKELEMNLKQNGATLVGYSNVYENLPENLKELKFAITIVVRLSDFIIDEITDKPTYTYFHHYRAVNALIDQITLRGMLLIQDKGYKALAVPASQTVNDVKDKYSGIFPHKTAAVKAGLGWIGKSGLFISSQYGPRVRLGTILTDMEIACNNAVIPSQCGDCSKCVESCPAMALSGKSWVQGCDRSDIVDAKACSDYMNLNFKHIGRGSVCGICMKICPWHVSKK from the coding sequence TTGGAATTCGTCAAGGAACTGGAAATGAATTTAAAACAAAATGGTGCAACTTTAGTTGGTTACTCCAATGTATACGAAAATCTTCCTGAAAATTTAAAAGAATTAAAATTTGCTATAACAATTGTTGTAAGACTTTCCGATTTTATTATTGATGAGATAACTGATAAACCTACTTATACTTACTTTCATCACTATAGGGCTGTAAATGCACTTATTGACCAAATTACCCTTAGGGGAATGCTTTTAATTCAGGATAAAGGATATAAGGCTTTGGCAGTGCCTGCTTCTCAGACAGTTAATGATGTTAAAGATAAGTATTCAGGGATATTTCCTCACAAAACTGCAGCAGTAAAGGCAGGCTTGGGATGGATTGGGAAAAGTGGACTTTTTATAAGTTCACAATATGGTCCAAGGGTTCGATTGGGTACCATACTTACCGATATGGAGATTGCTTGCAATAATGCTGTTATACCTAGCCAATGCGGTGACTGCAGCAAATGTGTTGAAAGCTGTCCTGCTATGGCTTTGAGTGGCAAAAGTTGGGTACAAGGCTGTGACAGGAGTGATATCGTTGATGCAAAGGCTTGTAGTGACTATATGAACTTGAATTTTAAGCATATAGGAAGAGGCTCGGTATGCGGTATATGTATGAAGATTTGCCCATGGCATGTATCCAAAAAATAA